One uncultured Carboxylicivirga sp. genomic window, TAGGATATGGGCCACTCATAATGTATAATGATCTGGCTGATTATTCGGTTTTTCCAACATATTGGAAATTTGGGCCTACTATTTCAGTATCAAAACAGTGGGTTCCCGCGATGGCTTTTGATTTTCAATTCCTGTCTTCTGATTTTCGAGGAGGAAACACTACTTTTTACAGTGAAGGTAATCTGATGGATTTTTCCATTAATAGTGAAACATATATTAATCAAATATTACCACTACCTGGTCCGTTAAATGATAAATGGAACTTCTACCTTAAGTTGGGATTTGGCTTAACAGCTTTTCGAAACAAGGTAAGATATACCGATACAAATGAATTTGTTCACAACAAGGATTTTAGCTCGGCCAATGAGGAGGATGGATACATCGTTTCAGGTTACAATACTGACGATCCAACAAAGCTGGAAGCAAGGGCAAAGGAATTTGTTGTACCGGTTGGTGCAGGTGTTCAATATCGATTGAACAGAAGTTTCGATTTAGCCTTTGAATCTACAATGAGGCTATCGCTCGAAGATAAACTGGATAATATATTGGTAGGTGCTGAGAATGATAAATATTGGAGTTCAAGTATCAGTATATGCTACAAAATTGGTAAAAAAGATAAGCGGCATAGTCGCTGGACATACCGTGGATATGGTTTTAATGTTTTTGGAGCTCCCAAAAATGATCCTTTAGTTAGTGAGATAAGGGTACTGGAAGAAGACTTTAAGAAATATCGCGAGGGACGGGTTGTTAAAAAAGATTCTGTAACGGTTATTCATAATGCGCAAAAGATTTATGGGACGGCAAATCTGGTTACTGTTTTCTTTGAGTTGGAAAAATATAATGAGATTGATAAAGAATCATTAGTTGAATTAGCTACACTTGCGCTTAATATGACCAAGAATAAATCGTGGAAAGCTGATATTTATGGATTTGCAAATGAATATGATGAGGAAGACAAGAATATTGATATC contains:
- a CDS encoding flagellar motor protein MotB produces the protein MVLMFVLSGHYCFAQYSTDNRVIFEHMRYSSEKRFNTWSVSLGYGPLIMYNDLADYSVFPTYWKFGPTISVSKQWVPAMAFDFQFLSSDFRGGNTTFYSEGNLMDFSINSETYINQILPLPGPLNDKWNFYLKLGFGLTAFRNKVRYTDTNEFVHNKDFSSANEEDGYIVSGYNTDDPTKLEARAKEFVVPVGAGVQYRLNRSFDLAFESTMRLSLEDKLDNILVGAENDKYWSSSISICYKIGKKDKRHSRWTYRGYGFNVFGAPKNDPLVSEIRVLEEDFKKYREGRVVKKDSVTVIHNAQKIYGTANLVTVFFELEKYNEIDKESLVELATLALNMTKNKSWKADIYGFANEYDEEDKNIDISRKRCERILQFFVRDLGLAKERFEVHALGEDDVLPQDEISKKSRLSINRRVDIVLKK